Proteins from one Phocoena sinus isolate mPhoSin1 chromosome 8, mPhoSin1.pri, whole genome shotgun sequence genomic window:
- the PRG3 gene encoding proteoglycan 3, which yields MKRSLLLPLLLLGTVSALNLENDASHLGSRETQADLSQDLEGSGEQEGELALNYGALESEGEDAVASSYQDAFEDEGAMESDPAALDKDLQCPKEEDTVQLPGSPGCKTCRFLLVRTPRKFWKAQNICSRCYRGNLVSIHNYNFNYRIRCGVSSINQGQVWIGGYAKGWWYKKFYWTDGSYWNFGYWASGQPRNGRGHCVALCTNGGRWRRAGCRSRLPFVCAF from the exons ATGAAACgctccctgcttctgccccttCTCCTGCTGGGGACAGTTTCTGCTCTTAATCTGG AGAATGACGCCTCCCATCTGGGCAGCAGGGAGACACAGGCTGACCTGAGCCAGGATCTGGAAGGTTCGGGGGAACAGGAGGGAGAGCTGGCCCTGAATTATGGAGCACTTGAGTCAGAGGGAGAGGACGCTGTGGCTTCCAGCTATCAAGATGCGTTTGAGGATGAGGGGGCCATGGAGTCAGACCCAGCTGCCCTAGACAAGGATTTGCAGTGCCCTAAGGAAGAGGACACAGTTCAGCTTCCAGGCAGCCCTGGGTGCAAGACCTGCCGCTTCCTGTTGGTGCGGACCCCGAGGAAGTTTTGGAAAGCTCAG AATATATGCAGCAGGTGCTACCGAGGCAACCTCGTCTCCATCCACAACTACAATTTCAACTATCGCATCCGGTGCGGGGTCAGCAGCATTAACCAAGGACAGGTCTGGATTGGAGGCTACGCCAAGGGCTGG TGGTACAAGAAGTTTTACTGGACTGATGGCAGTTACTGGAACTTTGGATACTGGGCCTCAGGGCAACCTCGGAATGGGAGAGGCCATTGTGTGGCCCTGTGCACCAATG GGGGTCGGTGGCGACGAGCTGGATGCCGAAGTCGTCTGCCCTTCGTCTGCGCCTTCTAA